The following is a genomic window from Cherax quadricarinatus isolate ZL_2023a chromosome 19, ASM3850222v1, whole genome shotgun sequence.
cgtgcacaggagactatattcatttataacggcacaaaacatactcaacccctgccaatttggattcaggaaaaataaaagcactaatgatacaatcataaaaatgctagatctgctttactcggcactggaaaataaggaatataaactaggaatttttattgacctaagaaacgcttttgacacagtagaccacgacatcctactccacaaacttgaccattacggtataagaggccatgcgcttgcttatttcaaatcttaccttactaataggtatcagtatgtcaccattaaagacacagcatcaacaacacggccacttgatactggagttccgcagggaagtgtccttggtcccctgctcttcctcatatacatcaatgatcttccaaacgcatcccaacacctgaaacccattctctttgctgacgacacgacttatgtcatctctcaccctaatcttgcaccctcaacaccattgttaacgaggagctgatcaaaatatcgacttggatgacagccaataaacttacgcttaacactgacaaaacctactatattatgtttggtagcagagcaggagatgcacaaattaacattaagatcgacaacactctaattaccagacataatgagggcaaattcctaggcctataccttgacaataacctgaatttcagcacccatatccaacacataaccaaaaaagtatccaaaacggttgggatcctctccaagatacgatactacgtgccgcaaaatgcccttctcacactaaaccatttacttatttatccataactcacctatgctatttgtgcttggggatcaactgcagcaacacacctaaagccaataataacccaacaaaaagctgcagtaagaataatcactaaatcccatccctggcaacacaccccccccactcttcatagatctaaatttactccctgttcagtacatccacacttactgctgtgcaatctacatctacaggaccttaaactccaatatcaaccttgacctaaaacgctttcttgatagttgtgacagaacccacaggcataacaccagacacaaacatctctacgacattccccgtatctgactaaacctttacaaaaattcaatgtatgtcaaaggccctaaaatctggaacaccctacctgagaactctagaactgcagacacattcatcaccttcaaaactaccattagaaaacatcttatctccctgatacaccccgtcaactaactacacgaataccacctggtggttcacacttacactcactcacccatttgaccataaacagaaatattaatctcaatcttaaaataataaatcctgtgatactccaatactgagactatgtactgtgccaaaacaaaagcattcacattgctaaactcacaaactagtatttagtcacttagccataataccaacttacctcataatttgtaatattttaaaattaagaattaaactaagtctgcccgaaatgcctagccatgctaggcgttctagtggtacactctgtaatcattattttactacatgtaaaccacacaataaccaaattctgtaaactcagcattgtaatccttatagagaataaacttctgaatttgaatttgaatgcttCATTCATTTTCACTATGTCTGCAACActccaacacctctgtgttcCCAGGTCTTCATTTTCTCATTTCACCTTCCTCATCATGCACCTGAGTCAGTTCATGTCTCACCTTCTTCACCCTCCTCATCATGCACCTGAGTCAGTTCATGTCTCATCTTCTTTCTTAATATATAAAGATATGAGTTACTATTGTGAAAGAGAGGAGACATGTATGCAGTTATATGGTAcatttattaacaacgtttcgcatGAGCGAAATGCTGTCAATAAGAGTTTCGTATcactacatgtatatatatgtggttTCCCTCTTATCTTCCTTCCTGTCGTCTCATTACTGAATGAATTCAGTTTTGATCCACCATCTCCCTAATCATCCTTCTTTCTAAGGTTTTGTTGAAGAGATTCAACTGCTTCCGTGTTTCCCTTCCCAGTTTATTCATCATTCATGTTACAAACAAAACTGGGTTTCGCCTGTGTGTGTTTATGATTTATTTCTCTTCTCTATCTTCCCACCTATTTTTAACACTCCCATTTCCATTACTCTTTGTTTCCCTTTCTTATCCGTACTACCATGAATTATAAACGTTTTATTGGTCACTgagttatactactactactactactactactactactactactactactactactactactactactactactactaataataataataataataataataataataataataataatctttatttctgcaggTACATGATACACAAGTCTCGGTGCTTTCATTAACCCACATCACATAGACAAATGCTTTTGACCACTCGTGACTCTATCAAGGAATTAGTCGCTGACTAGCTATATCGCAACGACACGATTGTACACAACTCATCGAGCGGAATATTCAACACCACGACAAGCCAGTCTCAGAGCACCACTCACTGGGTCGCGCCAGCACAATAAAATTGATGCCACTAAGATGTGTTCCCCTAGATACTAGGAAAATTCTGCATTGGTCTCCTAGTTGAGCTTCTCCGCTTCTTCTGTGTGGCATCTTAGGGAGGCTGGTGGCTCGTGAGAATGTTGGGTGGTGGCACTCGGATGCACTCATCCATATGTGGTTGCTGGGATCGAGTCTCAGATTCCGGCAATACTTCTTTATTAACCATGACTAGGTTCACTCTTTCCTAGCCTCACTGGCCCCTCTCGTGCCTGTTCTTGAGGATGTGTAGCCAATAGAGTGAGGAAATATTTTCTGATATCCTTGTTGGCTGTGAGGAATTTTTAGCTTAACGCTTCGGTCAATGAGAAACAAAATCTTGACATATATAGGGCATAGCGACCTACGGAGCACACAGCCTTCCCTATGTTCCTCTTCCTTTGATAACATTGATCTACGACCACTGATTAATAACACCGTCGTTGGTGGGAGAATTTATTTATAAGTTAGAGACTTTTTCCCTAACTTCCATTTTTAGTATTTATAAGGGTAGAAATTTTCCCCTAACTGATATATTCACTATTTTTACAAGCTCACGTTTCCCCATGTAAACCTTATCTTTCCTCTTGTTTGTGCTAAATCCTCACGAGAGCCTAATAATGCACTTCCTAGCCCCACCTAAAAGGATGCTGCAGCAGCACTATCTGTCCCCTACAAGTATTAGGGTACTTACCTCAAGCTCTTTTTATACTGAATACGACTGAGGTATGAAGCCCAGTGTTCACGTCAAGCTCAACGTTCCTTTCTCATGACTTACAGTTGGCGTCCTACAGGGTGTCTCTCGCTGCCCTCACACCTTGAAATCACTGACCTTGTAATGTTTCATTGCTTGGAGCGCCAACTTGATGCAGTGGCACTCTCGATTAACATCTAATACCATTACTAAAAAGGATATCACTTACAAATCTATTGCTGTATGATTATCAGTCAGTCAGCCTTGGtataaggtagtcagtccctcatacCTGAGTGACTAACCACGTCCTACCACGTCAAATTATGTACACACGAGTTGTCATGAGTGCTAACTAATAACTTGTTTAAGCTTCAGAATACCTTTATGCACGTTTGGAATGTATTGAAACTTACGTGAGGCTCATCCAGGACTGGGAATTTCCGAATTACTAGTAGAGAAAGTACTTTCAGTTTCCTTCAGTCATAAGAAAAACTTCTTTCGCTTTTCTTCAATCATATCAAAACTACTTTCACCTTCCTTCAATCACATCAAAACTACTTTCACCTTCCTTCAATCACATCAAAACTACTTTCACCTTCCTTCAATCACATCAAAACTACTTTCACCTTCCTTCAATCACATCAAAACTACTTTCACCTTCCTTCAATCACATCAAAACTACTTTCACCTTCCTTCAGTCATAAAAAAACTACTTTCACCTTCCTTCAATTACATCAAAACTAGTTTCACCTTCCTTCAATTACATCAAAACTAGTTTCACCTTCCTTCAATCATATCAAAACTACTTTCACCTTCCTTCAATCACATCAAAACTACTTTCACCTTCCTTCAATCACATCAAAACTACTTTCACCTTCCTTCAGTCATAAAAAAACTACTTTCACCTTCCTTCAATTACATCAAAACTAGTTTCACCTTCCTTCAATCATATCAAAACTACTTTCACCTTCCTTCAATCACACCAAAACTACTTTCACCTTCCTTCAATCACATCAAAACTACTTTCACCTTCCTTCAGTCATAAAAAAACTACTTTCACCTTCCTTCAATTACATCAAAACTAGTTTCACCTTCCTTCAATTACATCAAAACTAGTTTCACCTTCCTTCAATCACATCAAAACTACTTTCACCTTCCTTCAATCACATCAAAACTACTTTCACCTTCCTTCAGTCATAAAAAACTACTTTCACCTTCCTTCAGTCATAAAAAAACTACTTTCACCTTCCTTCAATTACATCAAAACTAGTTTCACCATGGTTCTTCCACTTCGTTGTTAGCTTCCAACTGTCCTCCTCTCACCTCTTGTTCCGATCTTCCATTTCTTGAACCGTCTTCTTGGTCAACCAGGAAGATGCTGCTGATAACTTAGAGTCTTAGACACATGTGCTAaacctgggaatctttattctgaagACGTGTCGCCAGTCACTGGCTTTATTAATTCAGTCCAATGACGTGGAGCCAGTAGAggatgtggtaatcagtccctcagtctggaggaagGTAATCGCATGCACTggtagatggggtaatcagtccctcagcctggaggaagaTAATCATCATGCAGTggcagatggggtaatcagtccctcagcctggaggaagaTAATCACCATGCAGTggcagatggggtaatcagtccctcagcctggaggaagaTAATCACCATGCAGTggcagatggggtaatcagtccctcagcctggaggaaggTAATCGCATGCACTggtagatggggtaatcagtccctcagcctggaggaagaTAATCACCATGCAGTggcagatggggtaatcagtccctcagctttgatgaaCCTTGTAGGTGCCAGGAAGACGACGACTGATCACATGAGTGCCATATGTTCCGCCCTTAGATTGACCTTCTGGGAATAGGTCATGAGGGGTCGAGTGTCTTAATGTCTGGTGAATCGGTGACCTCTGACCTGACCCGCAGCGGTGTTGATGTAAGGTGGAAGTGATGATGTTTATGTCAtctggtgaagtcactgttgtTTGTGTCAGCTGTTAATGTCACTGTTGCTTGTGTCAGCTGTTAATGTCACTGTTGCTTGTGTCAGCTGTTAATGTCACTGTTGTCTGTGTCATCTGTTAATGTCACTGTTGCTTGTGTCAGCTGTTAATGTCACTGTTGCTTGTGTCAGCTGTTAATGTCACTGTTGTCTGTGTCATCTGTTAATGTCACTGTTGCTTGTGTCAGCTGTTAATGTCACTGTTGTTTGTGTCAGCTGTTAATGTCACTGTTGCTTGTGTCATCTGTTAATGTCACTGTTGTTTGTGTCAGCTGTTAATGTCACTGTTGTTTGTGTCAGCTGTTAATGTCACTGTTGTTTGTGTCAGCTGTTAATGTCACTGTTGTTTGTGTCAGCTGTTAATGTCACTGTTGTTTGTGTCATCTGTTAATGTCACTGTTCCTTGTGTCATCTGGTGAAGGCACTGATAACTGTGTCATCTATTAGTGTCACTGTTGTTTGTATCATGGTAACGTCACTGTtatttgtgtcactgttgtttgtGTCATCTGTCAGTCACTGAAAGGGCCAAATGCGTGAGTCACTTAGCGCCTGGGaagtgggaggcaatcaggtttgatccgaggatgaGGAAAaagatagctccagttccttgaatcaaaaacCCTCCCCTTACCTAGTCTAATAGAGATTGAAGACAAAATAAAACAACAGTGATGTATACTTTTAATTTTCTGCTATACAAACATTGtgcatatacacagtgtatataccaagttctttgtacctgtcagtgtatatacatcgagagatgtATATTACTCAGTAGGTATGCATTTCCCTCAGTGTACTTTCACCGAGTGatgtatacctctcggtgtatatacacagatgcacacctgtcggtgtatatacacagatacacacctctcagtgtatatacacagatacacacctgtcggtgtatatacacagatacacacctgtcggtatatatacacagatacacacctctcagtgtatatacacagatacacacctctcagtgtatatacacaaaattTAATGTCATCTCTATTTTATAGATAAGAGAATTCCTTGGCAGTTATTGTATAGATATATTGTGTTCTTAATGACACGCTTCTAGTATTAATGACACAtttgtagtgttaatgaccctcgtgcagtcttaatgaccctcgtggaatcttaatgaccctcgtggaatcttaatgaccctcgtgcagaaGATAGATCTTAAACCTAGCTAAGTAACATTATTGCTACCATAATAAGTTTAGCATACTCACTACTGGTGCCACAGTTCACGTCACACACTACTAAAAGTGACTTTAGTAAGTTCACCACACATAACAAGTGGTACCATAGTAAGCCTAAGCAATGGATTAACACGTTAACTAACGGCGCCATAACAAATCTAGCAACTAACGGCACCATAACAACCCTAGCACACTAACGGCACCGCAACAGACCTAGTTCACTCACTAACGGCACCGCAACAGACCTAGTTCACTCACTAACGGCACCGCAACAGACCTAGTTCACTCACTAATGGCACCACAAGTGGCCCAACTCACTCAGGAAGGGTGCCGTGGTACACAAACTCTCTTGCTTGCGCCATCATTCTTATGAATTTCGTCATAAAGTTTTCACCTTTTTTCTTTCTGTATTTAGGAGCGTGTgactctttctcctcctccacctcgacctcctcctcctcctcctcgtcccgtGATCCTCTTTTGACGCGGGAAGGCGGAGCGTGGGCTTGAGCGGCCTGGGTCTTCAGCACCCCCTCGTTGGAGACATGGAGAACTTCAGCGATGTCTGCTACGTACCCGTCGGGAAAACGCAGTCTGAAGGACGCCAATATTTGAATAAAAAAGAACATTGGAATGTGATGAACAGGGATATAACAAGGAAGTCCAAGAAAAGAAAAATGTCATTTACTAAGAGATACGGGAAAATTTTCAAGCAAGATcataatatttatatatgtggAAATTTTCGTCTAGGGTCACGTAAAAAATATGAGTGTGGTGTCACCTGTACACGCCCTGCGAGCGAGGGTTGTCGGAGGCTTCTGCGATGCTGTTGTCAACCTCAGTGAGGTAGCGTAAGTCGATTTCAATGTTGTCTTGAGGCGCATCTCTAAGGATCACCACCACAGGTTCGTTgtcgtcgtggtgatggtggtggtggtgaggggcagCCAAGGCCGTGGCGGCCAAGCAAGCAACAACAACCTGTTGAACAAATTATATCTGATTGTTTCCTTTAACACAGTTCAAGACACTAATTTTTTCACTTATGGCAAGGTTCGCTTCCCGGACTTTAGTGGTAATTTCATGTATTTGAAGTGATCAGGACCAAGGACGGTAAAATTTTCGATTGCTGTCCACCACCCTCAAGTTATCCGTATCTATACTCATTGTTACAACACACTTCATCTTACAGGCTAACACCTGTTATTGTTCCTCTTCTCATTTCGAACTGCAGCCCCAATACAGGAAACCACAACAGGTCGCCTAACACCCCCACGTACCTGAAGTAACAAGTGTAAGAAGACTTGTCTGTACGCCAGCCCAGCCTGGAGATCAATCTCTGCGCCTCTGGGTTAAGTTACCTGGTATAAAGCTTCACCAGACAGAATGAAACAGTGTTGATGGTTAccaataaaccagccactcacGACAttagctgctggtgcacaataaaccagcctcTCACGACAttagctgctggtgcacaataaaccagccactcacaacattagctgctggtgcacaataaaccagccactcacaacattagctgctggtgcacaataaaccagcctcTCACGACATTAGCTGCTGGtggacaataaaccagccactcacAACATTAGCTGCTGGtggacaataaaccagccactcacaacattagctgctggtgcacaataaaccagccactcacAACATTAGCTGCTGGtggacaataaaccagccactcacaacattagctgctggtgcacaataaaccagccactcacAACATTAGCTGCTGGtggacaataaaccagccactcacAACAtaagctgctggtgcacaataaaccagccactaaaGCAGGAAACAGTAAATGTAAGCACCGCGGCTTCTCCGGGTTCCtagctcctcttctctctctctctctctctctctctctctctctctctctctctctctctctctctctctctctctctctctctctctctctctctctctctgtctctctctttctcccaggATTCGACCTACAACAACCGATTAACTCCTAGGCACCTGCTAGGCAAACTGTGCCAGTAGTTGTCAAGAAACATGTCTATATGTTCTGCCCCGCCTGGAAATCGAACCCTGGTTCTCTCGCTTGTGAGTCAATCTCTCCCTCACTGAACCAGCAAGAAACTATCATAGCGCCATCTTGAAACAATGACCAAGTGAACAGTTACGTAAATAAAGCGAATTCCCTTATAAATAATAGCCTCATATATACACTTATATGTCCCAAATAACGAGTGAATGTTAAAGCACGCTCACAGTATTGGGTGAATGTTATAAACACACGTGCTACCATATACATGAATGTTGCCAAAACAGAGAGAGGTCAAAACATGTTTACTCACCAGGAGCATGTGTAGTGAGTGAAGGCTTGGGTAACGATGCCTGTCTGTCGGATGCCCGACCCTATATACCAGTCGCTGCCCCGATGCCCCGACCTGTATACTGGAGGAGGCGGGGCACAGCCAAGGCCCGGGTTCATATACCCGGCTATGCCACGAGATACCCCTCAGAAGGGAAGGGTCAGAGTGTGTACCAGTCTCTGCTGCGACCAGCTCCCAGTCTCCCAGGAGCTGGGAGAAGTGCTGGGGAGAGACCAGGAGCTGGGAGGAATGCTGGGGAAGGACCAGAAGCTGGGAGGAGAGATGAGAGGTGTGATGGGAAGGGGGAAAGGCATTGCTGGGAAACATTTACAAGTCAAGGTTGTCCGGGAGACCTGTGGTAACTGGTTTAGCATGCAGTGAACGTCTCAGAGCAGCCATTGTGCAGTTATGTcactctcgctctcactctcactctctctctctctctctctctctctctctctctctctttctcttcctctctccagtTTTCTGAAattttaatagtagtagtagtagcagcagcaataataataataataataataataataataataataataataataataataataataatattattattattattattattattattagtagtagtagtagtagtagtattaccatcattattagtATTATCATAATCATCAGCAATCAtcgccatcatcaccatcatcatcatcatcaccaatcatcgccatcatcgtcatcatcatcatcagcaatcatcgccatcatcatcatcatcagcaatcatcgccatcatcatcatcatcatcatcatcatcatcatcatcatcaccaatcatcgccatcatcatcatcatcatcatcagcaatcatcatcatcatcatcatcaccaatcatcgccatcatcatcatcatcaatactGACTACGACGCAATAAGTGACCTTTAGTAAAAGGTTCCTTTCACCTGTCCATGATGATGGTACAACAATCACCTGTCCATGATGATGGTACAACAACCACCTGTCCATGATAATGGTACAACAACCACCTGTCCATGACGATGGTACAACAACCACCTCTCCATAATGATGGTACAACAACCACCTGTCTATAATGATGGTACAACAACCACCTGTCCATGATGATGGTACAACAACCACCTGTCCATGATGATGGTACAACAACCACCTCTCCATAATGATGGTACAACAACCACCTGTCCATGATGATGGTACAACAACCACCTGTCCATAATGATGGTACAACAACCACCTGTCCATGATGATGGTacaacaaccacctgtcaatgatGATGGTACAACAACCACCTGTCCATGATGATGGTACAACAACCACCTGTCCATGATGATGGTACAACAACCACCTGTCCATAATGATGGTACAACAACCACCTGTCCATGATGATGGTACAACAACCACCTCTCCATAATGATGGTACAACAACCACCTGTCCATGATGATGGTACAACAACCACCTGTCCATGATGATGGTACAACAACCACCTCTCCATAATGATGGTACAACAACCACCTGTCCATGATGATGGTACAACAACCACCTGTCCATGATGATGGTACAACAACCACCTGTCCATGATGATGGTACAACAACCACCTGTCCATGATGATGGTACAACAACCACCTGTCCATGATGATGGTACAACAACCATCTGTCCATGATGATGGTACAACAACCACCTGTCCATGATGATGGTACAACAACCACCTGTCCATGATGATGGTACAACAACCACCTGTCCATGATGATGGTACAACAACCACCTGTCCATGATGATGGTACAACAACCACCTGTCCATGATGATGGTACAACAACCACCTGTCCATGATGATGGTACAACAACCACCTGTCCATGATGATGGTACAACAACCACCTGTCCATGATGATGGTACAACAACCACCTGTCCATGATAATGGTACAACAACCACCTGTCCATGATGATGGTACAACAACCACCTGTCCATGATGATGGTACAACAACCACCTGTCCATGATGATGGTACAACAACCACCTGTCCATGATGATGGTACAACAACCACCTGTCCATGACGATGGTACAACAACCACCTGTCCATGATGATGGTACAACAACCACCTGTCCATGATGATGGTACAACAACCACCTGTCCATGATGATGGTACAACAACCACCTGTCCATGATGATGGTACAACAACCACCTGTCCATGATGATGGTACAACAACCACCTGTCCATGACGATGGTACAACAACCACCTGTCCATGATGATGGTACAACAACCACCTGTCCATGATGATGGTACAACAACCACCTGTCCATGATGATGGTACAACAACCACCTGTCCATGATGATGGTACAACAACCACCTGTCCATGATGATGGTACAACAACCACCTGTCCATGATGATGGTACAACAACCACCTGTCCATGATGATGGTACAACAATCACCTGTCCATGATGATGGTACAACAACCACCTGTCCATGATGATGGTACAACAATCACCTGTCCATGATGATGGTACAACAACCACCTGTCCATAATGATGGTACAACAACCACCTGTCCATGATGATGGTACAACAACCACCTGTCCATGATGATGGTACAACAACCACCTGTCCATAATGATGGTACAACAACCACCTGTCCATGATGATGGTACAACAACCACCTCTCCATAATGATGGTACAACAACCACCTGTCCATGATGATGGTACAACAACCACCTGTCCATGATGATGGTACAACAACCACCTCTCCATAATGATGGTACAACAACCACCTGTCCATGATGATGGTACAACAACCACCTGTCCATGATGATGGTACAACAACCACCTGTCCATGATGATGGTACAACAACCACCTCTCCATAATGATGGTACAACAACCACCTCTCCATAATGATGGTACAACAACCACCTGTCCATGATGATGGTACAACAACCACCTGTCCATAATGATGGTACAACAACCACCTGTCCATGATGATGGTACAACAACCACCTGTCCATGATGATGGTACAACAACCACCTGTCCATGATGATGGTACAACAACCACCTGTCCATGATGATGGTACAACAACCACCTGTCCATAATGATGGTACAACAACCACCTGTCCATAATGATGGTACAACAACCACCTGTCCATGATGATGGTACAACAACCACCTCTCCATAATGATGGTACAACAACCACCTGTCCATAATGATGGTACAACAACCACCTGTCCATAATGATGGTACAACAACCACCTGCCCATAATGATGGTACAACAACCACCTTTCCATGATGATGGTACAACAACCACCTCTCCATAATGATGGTACAACAACCACCTGTCCATAATGATGGTACAACAACCACCTGCCCATAATGATGGTACAACAACCACCTGTCCatgctactgctacttccactaatactgctgcttctgctactaataccgctacaactactacagctactactgttactactacaactactactacagatactacttctactactactactactactactactgttaccactactactaatctACTACTTTTGTTATTGCAGATTCTTACAGGTGGTCCTGAA
Proteins encoded in this region:
- the LOC138852934 gene encoding uncharacterized protein codes for the protein MLLVVVACLAATALAAPHHHHHHHDDNEPVVVILRDAPQDNIEIDLRYLTEVDNSIAEASDNPRSQGVYRLRFPDGYVADIAEVLHVSNEGVLKTQAAQAHAPPSRVKRGSRDEEEEEEVEVEEEKESHAPKYRKKKGENFMTKFIRMMAQAREFVYHGTLPE